The genomic interval CACGACTGCTGAAATCGCGGGAAAGCGCGTTGTCCGAACCCTGGGCCTTGTCCGGGGTAACACCATCCGTTCCCGTCATATTGGAAAGGATATCCTCGCAGTCTTTCGAAATATTGTGGGCGGTGAGATTTCTGAGTACACCAAGATGCTTGCCGAATCTCGGGAACAGGCCCTGGACCGGATGGTGGAGGAGGCACGGGCTCTCGGAGCCAATGCCGTCATTTGCGTGAAATTCATGACATCAGAGGTTATGCAGGGCGCCGCAGAACTCCTGGCCTACGGCACGGCCGTCATAGTCGAAGACGAATAGCTTTTCGTTCGGCTTACCTCAACGTTGTCTTGTATAATGAGGTGAATGGATCTCTTTGAGCAGCGTTTTACCCCCCTGAAAAAACTGGGGGAAGGGGGCTTTGCTGAAGTCTGGCTTTCGGAAGATCGCGAACGTCAGGCGGCTGTTGCATGTAAAATCCTCTCCTCACCGGATCCGGCAGCCAAGCTTCGTTTTCACCGGGAATATTTTGTCCTTCATAAGCTTGATCATCCCGGGATCGTCAAGGTGTATGACTACCTTCAAAATGGAAAAACCCTCTATTCCATGGAGTTTGTTGAGGGTGCAGATGTAAAGGAATATCTTGGTTCCTACCGATGGAGGCAGGAAGGTTCCCTTGAGGGAGCTTACTACCGGCATGAAGAGGGTGTCCTTGAGGCCCTGAGGCTTCTGATCCAGATCACCGATACCCTGGGATACATTCATGCACAGTCCATGATCCATCGGGACCTGAAGCCTGAAAATATTCTCTACAGTATCCAGGACCGTCACCCCAAGATCCTGGATTTCGGGCTGGTACGAGCCCAGGCCTTTGATGAATTCACAACCCAGACAGGGATCATCCAGGGAACCCCGGCCTATATTTCTCCGGAGCAGATTCAGGGAAGGGAAGTTGATCCCCGTGCCGATCTTTACTCCCTGGGCGTGATCCTCTTCGAACTGCTTACCGGCCAGGTGCCCTTTAAGGGCGTCA from Thermoanaerobaculia bacterium carries:
- a CDS encoding YbjQ family protein, which encodes MIVCTTAEIAGKRVVRTLGLVRGNTIRSRHIGKDILAVFRNIVGGEISEYTKMLAESREQALDRMVEEARALGANAVICVKFMTSEVMQGAAELLAYGTAVIVEDE